A single Desulfobaculum bizertense DSM 18034 DNA region contains:
- a CDS encoding hydantoinase B/oxoprolinase family protein yields MENQTVNPILLEVFKNRFSSIAEEMGVTLTRTAFSPNIKERRDLSCAVFDASGDMIAQAAHIPVHLGSMPMSVKAAIEHGELKPGDMIMVNDPFKGGTHLPDITIVAPVFTAGNDSPVFYVANRAHHADVGGMTSGSMPLSTSIFQEGIIIPAVRIVREGEIDQELMRLILNNVRTPAEREGDFSAQIMANITGTRRLEELLAKYGLEMVQFYAEALNDYSERVLRATISEIPNGTYAFSDCLDGDGVDCTDVEISATVTVEGDSATLDFTKSADQVSGSVNAVRAITVSCVLYVFRCLVHREIPTNAGCLRPITVLTREGSVLDAKAPAAVAGGNVETSQRIVDVVLGALAQAKGDFALRIPAASQGTMNNVAIGGIDERTSTPFAYYETLAGGTGASASRGGESAVHSHMTNTLNTPVEAMEYAYPFRVTEYSVRPQTGGRGKHNGGNGLVREIELLSSCEMTVLSERRVAGPYGLHGGDAGVPGKNLICRKGGSVEECPGKFHATLHTGDRVRIETPGGGGYGSK; encoded by the coding sequence ATTGCAGAAGAAATGGGCGTGACACTCACCAGAACGGCGTTTTCTCCCAACATCAAGGAACGCCGGGACTTGTCGTGCGCCGTCTTTGACGCCAGTGGCGACATGATCGCGCAGGCAGCCCACATCCCCGTTCATCTGGGGTCCATGCCCATGTCTGTCAAAGCCGCTATTGAGCATGGCGAACTTAAGCCCGGCGACATGATTATGGTCAACGATCCATTTAAAGGTGGAACGCATCTCCCAGACATCACCATCGTAGCCCCGGTCTTTACCGCCGGGAACGACAGCCCCGTTTTTTACGTGGCAAACCGTGCCCATCATGCTGACGTTGGCGGCATGACTTCTGGCTCAATGCCCCTCTCGACCTCCATTTTTCAGGAAGGCATCATCATCCCGGCCGTCCGCATTGTTCGCGAAGGTGAGATCGATCAGGAGCTTATGCGTCTCATTCTGAACAATGTTCGGACCCCCGCCGAGCGCGAAGGTGACTTCTCTGCCCAGATCATGGCAAACATCACCGGAACACGCCGTCTGGAGGAGCTTCTCGCCAAGTATGGTTTGGAAATGGTTCAGTTTTATGCAGAAGCCCTGAACGACTATTCCGAGCGCGTTCTTCGAGCCACGATCAGTGAAATCCCCAATGGCACGTACGCCTTTAGCGATTGTCTTGACGGCGACGGCGTTGACTGCACGGATGTCGAAATCTCTGCCACTGTCACAGTCGAAGGCGACAGCGCGACTCTCGATTTTACCAAAAGCGCCGATCAGGTCAGCGGCAGCGTCAACGCGGTGCGAGCCATCACGGTTTCCTGCGTCCTCTATGTTTTCCGCTGTCTCGTGCATCGCGAAATTCCTACGAATGCAGGATGTCTCCGACCCATTACGGTTCTGACTCGCGAAGGCTCAGTTCTTGATGCCAAAGCGCCCGCAGCCGTCGCAGGCGGAAACGTCGAGACGTCACAGCGCATTGTGGACGTCGTTCTCGGCGCCCTTGCGCAGGCCAAAGGCGACTTCGCCCTTCGCATCCCTGCTGCGAGTCAGGGAACCATGAACAATGTCGCCATTGGAGGCATTGACGAGCGAACCAGCACTCCATTTGCCTATTATGAGACTCTCGCAGGCGGCACAGGAGCGAGCGCCTCTCGCGGTGGTGAAAGTGCCGTCCATTCGCACATGACCAACACCCTCAACACACCCGTCGAGGCAATGGAGTATGCCTACCCCTTCCGGGTCACGGAGTATTCTGTTCGGCCACAGACTGGCGGCAGAGGGAAGCACAATGGCGGGAATGGGCTTGTTCGAGAGATTGAACTGCTATCTAGCTGTGAAATGACTGTCCTTTCCGAAAGGCGGGTAGCAGGACCTTATGGGCTACATGGAGGAGATGCTGGCGTTCCAGGAAAGAACCTCATCTGTCGCAAAGGTGGCAGCGTTGAGGAGTGTCCTGGAAAATTTCACGCAACACTCCACACCGGCGACCGGGTACGTATTGAAACTCCCGGCGGCGGCGGCTACGGCTCGAAATAG